The following coding sequences lie in one Kribbella sp. NBC_00709 genomic window:
- a CDS encoding alpha/beta hydrolase family protein has translation MTVPGAEHQESARLDDLTTTATVASGHTNPADYVGTTHAGLPVRSGVPGVQIDGYFPSDSHTNTNNGWNHDAQFVIRLPERWNGGLVVSGAPGVRAQYSNDQAISDYVLSLGYAYAATDKGNTGIEFYAGSRTPGDAIVEWNTRMTELTVAARETVAQHYGQPADDVVAAGVSNGGYLVRWQLENHPELYTRGVELEGTLWNAELNPFSALPSAIRGYEQHSPGLVTAAGFDPRSDFLWEYHYTIYWTLTQRIYTRELDPSYQGSEASYDYSQRPEAHEAIQRFGLTGKIGKPLHSIHGSYDCLLPITQSDRYAELARPTGLHTYQRVEAGNHLDGLVDAYPDQLVPLVPLLQAAIRTPS, from the coding sequence GTGACCGTCCCAGGGGCCGAACACCAGGAGTCCGCCCGCCTGGACGACCTGACCACGACCGCCACGGTCGCCTCCGGACACACCAACCCCGCCGACTACGTCGGTACGACGCATGCCGGGTTGCCGGTGCGGTCGGGTGTGCCGGGCGTCCAGATCGACGGCTACTTCCCGTCCGACTCGCACACGAACACCAACAACGGCTGGAATCACGACGCCCAGTTCGTGATCCGCCTCCCGGAGCGCTGGAACGGCGGCCTCGTCGTCTCCGGCGCGCCCGGCGTGCGAGCGCAGTACTCGAACGATCAGGCGATCTCGGACTACGTGCTGTCGCTGGGTTACGCGTACGCCGCCACCGACAAGGGCAACACGGGCATCGAGTTCTACGCCGGCAGCCGCACCCCCGGCGACGCCATCGTCGAGTGGAACACACGGATGACCGAGCTCACCGTGGCCGCCCGCGAGACCGTCGCGCAGCACTACGGTCAGCCGGCCGACGACGTGGTCGCGGCCGGTGTCTCGAACGGCGGGTACCTGGTCCGCTGGCAACTCGAGAACCATCCGGAGCTCTACACCCGCGGCGTCGAGCTGGAAGGCACGCTCTGGAACGCGGAGCTGAATCCGTTCTCTGCGCTGCCGTCCGCAATTAGGGGCTATGAGCAACACTCTCCGGGGCTGGTCACCGCGGCGGGTTTCGATCCGCGGTCGGACTTCCTCTGGGAGTACCACTACACCATCTACTGGACGCTGACCCAACGGATCTACACTCGCGAACTCGACCCGTCGTACCAAGGCAGCGAGGCGAGCTACGACTACTCGCAACGGCCCGAGGCGCACGAGGCGATCCAGCGGTTCGGTCTGACCGGGAAGATCGGCAAGCCGCTGCACAGCATCCACGGAAGCTACGACTGTCTGCTGCCGATCACGCAGTCCGACCGGTACGCGGAGCTGGCTCGACCGACCGGTCTGCACACGTACCAGCGGGTCGAGGCAGGCAACCATCTCGACGGTCTCGTCGACGCCTACCCCGACCAGCTGGTGCCACTTGTCCCGCTGCTGCAGGCCGCGATCAGAACACCATCGTGA
- a CDS encoding sigma-70 family RNA polymerase sigma factor yields the protein MTIAAVSTQDLKQNIADATHDLLLEADAVPDPRHQECLDKVILLNAPVARSIASRYRSKGVDSDDLEQVAYLGLVKAANGYRVDASTAFLSYAVPTIRGELKRYFRDCAWTIRPPRRVQEMQGSIAAAEPELIQRLGHVPSDEETAVALGTDPAEVAEAASVRGCFSTLSLDAPAAPEGGTSLLESVADAEDGYDLVENVQTLTPAVANLGDRDKRILQLRFCNGFTQEEIGHELGVSQMQVSRLLRGILEKLRDELATGVPKNG from the coding sequence GTGACGATCGCAGCCGTCAGCACCCAAGACCTGAAGCAGAATATCGCCGACGCCACCCACGACCTCCTGCTCGAGGCGGACGCCGTACCCGATCCACGGCACCAGGAGTGCCTGGACAAGGTCATCCTGCTGAACGCCCCGGTCGCGAGATCGATTGCCTCGCGCTACCGCAGCAAAGGCGTCGACTCCGACGACCTGGAGCAGGTCGCGTACCTCGGCCTGGTCAAGGCCGCCAACGGGTACCGCGTGGACGCGTCGACCGCATTCCTGTCGTACGCCGTACCGACGATCCGCGGCGAACTGAAGCGGTACTTCCGCGACTGCGCCTGGACGATCCGGCCCCCGCGCCGGGTGCAGGAAATGCAGGGCAGCATCGCCGCGGCCGAGCCGGAGCTCATCCAGCGGCTCGGGCACGTGCCGAGCGACGAAGAGACCGCGGTGGCGCTGGGTACGGATCCGGCCGAGGTCGCCGAGGCCGCGTCGGTGCGCGGCTGCTTCAGCACGCTGTCGCTGGACGCGCCGGCCGCCCCGGAGGGTGGGACCAGCCTGCTCGAGTCGGTCGCCGACGCCGAGGACGGCTACGACCTGGTCGAGAACGTCCAGACCCTCACCCCCGCGGTCGCGAACCTTGGCGACCGGGACAAGCGCATCCTCCAACTGCGGTTCTGCAACGGCTTCACCCAGGAGGAGATCGGTCACGAGCTCGGGGTCAGCCAGATGCAGGTGTCCCGGCTGCTCCGCGGGATCCTCGAGAAGCTCCGCGACGAGCTGGCCACCGGCGTACCGAAGAACGGGTAG
- a CDS encoding NIPSNAP family protein — MNECCAVVDLRQYTLHPGQRDTLIDTFDTYFVEGQEETGMHIAGQFRDLDDPDRFVWIRGFRDLPARADALNAFYYGPVWREHAAVANATMIDSDNALLLRPLRLDAGYPALAAARPPIGSTETATSVVAGAVYHRGSEDDGFAEFFTDQVVPVLAATGARPVAVFESLVAANNFPALPLRDEVVLAWFARFADDTAYDEHRRLLAASRAWQQRVLPELVCRTAKPMQELRLRPTARSHLR; from the coding sequence ATGAACGAGTGCTGCGCCGTCGTCGACCTGCGCCAGTACACGCTGCACCCTGGGCAGCGTGACACCCTGATCGACACTTTCGACACGTACTTCGTCGAAGGCCAGGAAGAGACCGGGATGCACATCGCCGGTCAGTTCCGCGATCTGGACGATCCGGACCGCTTCGTCTGGATCCGCGGCTTCCGGGACCTGCCCGCGCGGGCCGACGCGCTGAACGCGTTCTACTACGGCCCGGTCTGGCGCGAGCACGCCGCGGTCGCGAACGCGACGATGATCGACTCGGACAACGCACTGCTGCTCCGGCCGCTCCGGCTCGATGCCGGCTACCCGGCGCTCGCTGCGGCCAGGCCGCCGATCGGCAGCACCGAGACAGCGACGTCGGTGGTCGCCGGCGCGGTCTACCACCGCGGTTCGGAGGACGACGGGTTCGCCGAGTTCTTCACCGATCAGGTCGTGCCCGTCCTCGCCGCTACCGGGGCCCGGCCGGTCGCGGTCTTCGAGAGTTTGGTTGCCGCGAACAACTTTCCGGCGCTGCCGCTGCGGGACGAGGTGGTGCTCGCCTGGTTCGCGCGCTTCGCCGACGACACGGCGTACGACGAACACCGGCGGCTGCTCGCCGCGTCGCGCGCCTGGCAGCAGCGGGTGCTGCCGGAGCTGGTCTGCCGGACGGCGAAGCCGATGCAGGAGCTGCGGCTTCGGCCGACCGCACGTTCTCACCTGCGTTAA
- a CDS encoding serine protein kinase RIO: MSSEFAVSDQDRTDNYLSDFDSRWSEFTSDESQPDPSDAFVFNFHSVAEELGPDQRWSTWLDVERGSRGPEPRPSWVVTEQAAIDTELGVLKTGKEADVFLVERAVESIGDNPGRSVLMAAKRYRTEEHRSFHRSTAYVEGRRIRNSRDSRAMHKKTAHGRSVAAGQWAGAEWGALCQLWTAGVPVPYPVQVDGTELLMEFIDDGEGGAAPRLAQVRPSMELLGQYFEQVRHGMRELARAGLAHGDLSPYNILAQGERIVMIDLPQVIDIVGNPKGMEFLMRDCHNMATWFTSRGLEIDDQELFADLLTMVF; this comes from the coding sequence TTGTCTTCAGAGTTCGCAGTATCTGATCAAGACCGCACCGATAACTACCTTTCCGACTTCGACTCCCGCTGGTCGGAGTTCACCAGCGACGAGTCCCAACCGGATCCGTCCGACGCCTTCGTCTTCAATTTCCATTCGGTCGCCGAGGAACTCGGTCCGGATCAGCGGTGGTCCACCTGGCTGGACGTCGAGCGCGGTTCTCGCGGCCCGGAACCACGCCCCTCGTGGGTTGTGACGGAACAGGCTGCGATCGACACCGAGCTCGGCGTCCTCAAAACCGGTAAGGAAGCCGACGTCTTCCTGGTCGAGCGTGCCGTCGAATCCATCGGCGACAATCCGGGTCGATCGGTGCTGATGGCCGCGAAGCGGTATCGCACCGAGGAGCACCGCTCCTTCCACCGCAGTACGGCGTACGTCGAAGGGCGCCGGATCCGCAACAGCCGCGACAGCCGGGCCATGCACAAGAAGACCGCGCACGGCCGCAGTGTGGCCGCGGGGCAATGGGCGGGCGCGGAGTGGGGTGCGCTGTGCCAGCTGTGGACGGCCGGTGTCCCGGTGCCGTACCCGGTGCAGGTGGACGGCACCGAGCTGTTGATGGAGTTCATCGACGACGGTGAAGGCGGGGCGGCGCCACGGCTCGCCCAGGTCCGGCCGTCGATGGAGCTGCTCGGTCAGTACTTCGAGCAGGTTCGCCACGGCATGCGGGAACTGGCCCGGGCCGGGTTGGCGCACGGCGACCTCTCGCCGTACAACATCCTGGCTCAGGGGGAGCGGATCGTGATGATCGACCTGCCACAGGTGATCGACATCGTCGGCAACCCCAAGGGGATGGAGTTCCTGATGCGCGACTGCCACAACATGGCCACCTGGTTCACCAGCCGCGGCCTGGAGATCGACGATCAGGAGCTGTTCGCCGATCTGCTCACGATGGTGTTCTGA
- a CDS encoding thiamine pyrophosphate-dependent enzyme has translation MRTFAERVRGLAPAPWEHDAELLRSLFDAQLGSRHADLAARWMQSQGTGFYTIGSAGHEGNAAVAAALEPTDPALLHYRSGAFYLTRSAQCGSKEGLRDILLGVAAATSEPIAGGRHKVFGRHELSIIPQTSTIASHLPRAMGVAFSLNRSAKLGVPSPWPADAIVVTSFGDASANHSTATGAINAALHASYQGLPMPLLLVCEDNGIGISVRTPDGWIRQAYGSRPGLRYFDADGTDLDAALSMATEAATFVRRNRRPAFLRLRTVRLLGHAGSDVETAYRTPAELAADEERDPLLGTARYLLGAGYTADEIGELYEDKQAEALRIAAEVAGLPQLSSAETVAAPLRFPSATAVADALPQRTPTTERLTLSQSINRALSDVLASYPEAMVFGEDVGRKGGVYGVTRGLQKVFGPPRVFDTLLDEQSILGLGLGAGVSGLLPIPEIQYLAYLHNAEDQLRGEAASLKFFSQEQYANPMVLRIAGYGYQKGFGGHFHNDDAIGVLRDIPGIVIASPSRPDDAAAMLHACTAAARSSGTVSVFLEPIALYHRRDLYADGDDQWLSPYPDEPVPIGRGRTYGDGTELTIVTFGNGVPMSLRVAARVPGVRVLDLRWLAPLPVEDLLREATTTGRVLVADETRRSGSVSEGILATLIDHGYTGRLARVTSYDSYVPLGAAAHDVLLSEQTIETVARSMLS, from the coding sequence ATGAGGACCTTCGCCGAACGCGTCCGCGGCCTCGCCCCGGCCCCGTGGGAGCACGACGCAGAGCTGCTCCGCAGCCTGTTCGACGCTCAGCTCGGCAGCCGGCACGCGGACCTCGCCGCGCGCTGGATGCAGTCCCAGGGCACCGGCTTCTACACGATCGGCTCGGCCGGTCACGAGGGCAACGCGGCCGTCGCCGCCGCCCTGGAGCCGACCGACCCGGCACTGCTGCACTACCGCTCCGGCGCCTTCTACCTGACCCGCTCCGCGCAGTGCGGCTCCAAGGAGGGCCTGCGCGACATCCTGCTCGGCGTCGCCGCGGCGACCAGTGAGCCGATCGCGGGCGGCCGGCACAAGGTGTTCGGCCGGCACGAGCTGTCGATCATCCCGCAGACGTCGACGATCGCGTCCCACCTGCCCCGCGCGATGGGGGTCGCGTTCTCGCTGAACCGGTCGGCCAAGCTCGGCGTACCGTCACCGTGGCCGGCCGACGCGATCGTGGTGACCAGCTTCGGCGACGCGTCCGCGAACCACTCGACCGCGACCGGCGCGATCAACGCCGCTCTGCACGCGTCGTACCAGGGGCTGCCGATGCCGTTGCTGCTGGTCTGCGAGGACAACGGGATCGGGATCAGCGTGCGGACGCCGGACGGCTGGATCCGGCAGGCGTACGGCTCCCGTCCCGGTCTGCGGTACTTCGATGCGGACGGCACCGACCTGGACGCGGCCCTGTCGATGGCGACCGAGGCGGCGACCTTCGTACGGCGCAACCGGCGCCCGGCGTTCCTCCGACTGCGGACCGTCCGCCTGCTCGGCCACGCGGGCTCCGATGTCGAGACGGCGTACCGCACTCCCGCCGAGCTGGCCGCCGACGAGGAACGCGACCCGCTCCTCGGTACGGCGCGCTACCTGCTCGGCGCCGGCTACACGGCCGACGAGATCGGCGAGCTGTACGAGGACAAGCAGGCCGAGGCGCTCCGGATCGCCGCCGAGGTCGCCGGCCTCCCGCAACTCTCCTCCGCCGAGACCGTGGCCGCCCCGCTCCGCTTCCCATCGGCGACCGCGGTCGCCGACGCTCTGCCGCAACGCACGCCCACCACGGAGCGGCTCACGCTGAGCCAATCGATCAATCGCGCGCTGAGCGACGTTCTCGCGTCGTACCCCGAGGCGATGGTCTTCGGCGAGGACGTCGGCCGCAAGGGCGGGGTGTACGGCGTCACGCGCGGACTGCAGAAGGTCTTCGGACCGCCCCGCGTCTTCGACACCCTCCTCGACGAGCAGTCGATCCTCGGCCTGGGACTCGGCGCGGGTGTGTCCGGGCTACTGCCGATCCCCGAGATCCAGTACCTCGCCTACCTGCACAACGCCGAGGACCAGCTCCGCGGCGAGGCGGCGTCGCTGAAGTTCTTCTCGCAGGAGCAGTACGCGAACCCGATGGTGCTGCGGATCGCCGGGTACGGATACCAGAAGGGCTTCGGCGGCCACTTCCACAACGACGACGCGATCGGCGTACTGCGCGACATCCCGGGCATCGTGATCGCATCACCGTCGCGGCCGGACGACGCGGCCGCGATGCTGCACGCGTGTACGGCGGCGGCGCGATCGTCCGGCACGGTCAGCGTGTTCCTGGAGCCGATCGCGCTCTACCACCGGCGCGATCTGTACGCCGACGGCGACGACCAGTGGCTATCGCCGTACCCGGACGAACCGGTGCCGATCGGGCGGGGGCGGACGTACGGCGACGGGACCGAGCTGACCATCGTCACGTTCGGGAACGGCGTGCCGATGAGCCTGCGGGTGGCGGCCAGGGTTCCGGGTGTCCGGGTTCTCGACCTGCGCTGGCTGGCGCCGTTGCCGGTCGAGGATCTGTTGCGCGAGGCAACGACCACGGGACGCGTCCTGGTCGCCGACGAGACACGGCGGTCCGGCAGCGTGTCCGAGGGCATCCTGGCCACGCTGATCGACCACGGCTACACCGGACGGCTGGCGCGGGTGACGAGCTACGACTCGTACGTCCCGCTCGGCGCGGCCGCGCACGACGTACTGCTGAGCGAGCAAACCATCGAGACGGTGGCCCGCTCGATGCTCAGCTGA